In Picosynechococcus sp. PCC 7002, the following are encoded in one genomic region:
- a CDS encoding sulfate ABC transporter substrate-binding protein, producing the protein MRKSNLSLKTLAIATLLSSSLFACGSPNQSITSQPETTAAQTQSQEPVTITLVTYAVTRSAYEKIIPLFVEQWKAETGQTVTIEQSYGGSGSQTRAVIDGLEADIVALALGSDINAIEEAGLIDPGWETEAPRDSVITSSVIAIVPRDPNLKITQWTDLAENDLEIITANPKTSGGARWNFLGLWGAITQTGGTEAEAREFVTKIYKNAPILPKNARESTDVFYQQGQGDILLNYENEVYLANLQGENQPYTILTDFNIAIDNPVTVVDKTVDERNTRDVSEAFVEFLFTPEAQAIFAEVGFRPTDPDVAAQVADQYPAIENLATIEDFGGWREAQPKFFGDGGIFDQIFQQ; encoded by the coding sequence ATGAGAAAGTCTAATTTGTCCCTAAAAACTTTGGCGATCGCCACCCTATTAAGCAGTAGTCTTTTCGCTTGCGGTAGCCCAAACCAAAGCATCACCTCCCAGCCCGAAACCACAGCAGCCCAGACTCAATCCCAAGAGCCAGTTACCATCACCCTGGTTACCTATGCCGTCACCCGCAGCGCCTACGAAAAAATCATCCCGCTCTTCGTTGAACAATGGAAAGCAGAAACCGGACAAACCGTAACCATCGAGCAAAGCTATGGCGGATCTGGTTCCCAAACCCGTGCCGTCATCGATGGCTTGGAAGCAGATATTGTCGCCCTCGCCTTGGGATCTGATATCAACGCCATTGAAGAGGCTGGTCTCATTGACCCCGGCTGGGAAACAGAAGCCCCCCGTGACAGTGTGATTACTTCCTCTGTGATTGCGATCGTGCCCCGTGACCCCAATTTGAAAATTACACAGTGGACTGATCTTGCGGAAAACGACTTAGAAATTATTACGGCCAACCCCAAAACATCCGGTGGTGCCCGCTGGAATTTCCTTGGTCTTTGGGGTGCCATCACTCAAACGGGTGGTACTGAAGCCGAAGCACGGGAATTTGTCACCAAAATCTATAAAAATGCGCCAATTCTGCCAAAAAATGCACGGGAATCTACCGATGTTTTTTACCAACAGGGACAGGGAGATATTCTGCTGAACTACGAGAATGAAGTTTATCTCGCCAACTTACAAGGGGAAAATCAACCCTACACCATCCTGACGGATTTCAATATCGCGATCGATAATCCCGTGACCGTTGTGGATAAAACCGTTGATGAACGCAATACGCGGGACGTGTCAGAGGCTTTTGTTGAGTTCCTCTTCACCCCTGAAGCTCAAGCTATTTTTGCAGAAGTTGGTTTCCGACCGACAGATCCTGATGTTGCGGCTCAAGTCGCGGATCAATATCCAGCGATTGAAAACCTAGCAACCATTGAAGACTTTGGTGGCTGGCGCGAAGCACAACCAAAATTCTTTGGTGATGGTGGCATCTTTGATCAAATTTTTCAACAGTAA